The sequence AAAACACACAGTGCACAAATCCATCGCGGTGCTTCGGCCACTCACACCCCCCTCAGACTCAGCCAATAATGTCTTATTATAGATGCCCGACCGGCAAATAGGaaagcaccgctggggatttaaacccgaATTTACCGCTGAGCTACCCGTCACTTCATTTTCATGgaacgctttatcctggtcagggtcacggatccaaaagaaaaaacacagtgCACCAATCACGGTGCTTCGGGCACCCACACCCTCCTCGGGCGTAGCTAATCATGCCTGGATTTGCACCCAGCGATCCTTGGAAAAGCAACTGATGCAAATAAAGAGGCGCACCCCgttaaacttattattattattttatactcaCGCTTTCGCTTTGGAACGGGTTGAGGAAGTTGCCGCCCATCTCGCCGTCGTCCCGCGGTGTTCCCGGCGGGTTGTTCATGCCTGCCATGTTGCCAGGTGAGTTCTACAGAAATAGAGTAATAAAGCATTTGACGGAATCGGATATATTGGGACGCGATCAGTGATAATTTGGATATATTCGGTTCCCTAGCACACCAGTCAGTGGCGGTATTCATACAAAAAGCCACACTATCACACCCCTATCCAGcccttcctccctcagacacagccccTTCTGTCTGCTCAGTGTCCAGCCAGACCGGTAGCACCTCTGAGAGTTCCAGGGCTAGCGAATTagaccgctgctccacctgagtgcCCAACTCAAGGGCATCTTGGGTAAATTCAAAAGTGGCCAGGCCAGTAAggacctatttttttttttactttgtgtcatttaatggcaaaatagttattatgtttctgtctgttttatcTTGTCTTGAAAATTTCATTTGTACAGCACAGTAAGAAAGAGTCCAAGTGCATTTCGGTAAAAATGgtgaaagaacatgccaaattttGAAGCATTTACCTTTGGCAGCCCGTCCATGTCACCAGACCctgagaacaaaaaaaaaaaatgacactcAGAAACACAGTATCACCACCAGAGAGCGCTTTAATCCAACTTCTGAATGTTATTAAACCCCTCCAGGGGGCCGCGCTCACCTAATGATCCGTTCATATGATGAGGCTCCATGGATCCCATCCCTCCCATTGGACCGTCCGGACCGGGGCCCATCGGGAACTgcacaagtcacatgacatgatCGGTTAGTGCCTGCTTAACACTCTCAAACCTGTTAACACCAAATCCAAACCCACACATGCCACTTACacccataataataaataaagtaataaataaaaaagattagaATTGGCATAATATGACGCTTGGTTTAGATGTTATTCCAGGGCCGTgtgttctcccaatttagcttaaCCAATCCGCTTCTGTGGACCCCAAcggcgtccaaggagggtgtatattcgcccgACACACTCTGACGTGAGCGCTCTCCACCGATCCTTTCGTATTCACTCATACTTATTCGCaaacggagagccacgccccgatctctgcgcccctccactttctgtacaggcgctcTAGGCAACCAAGGTCCTGGAGCCCGATTTAGTCTGCTagaggggcgcccagccgactggtagcagagccgagattcgaacccgggagctcTGTAGACCACTAGTCTATTATCAACAGATCGTCTGCTATCCATCAGACCCTCTTGGGATAAACACTCACATTAGGCCGGTTGCCTCCAGGGCCGATGGGGTTCATCATGGTGTAGATGTTTTCACTAGAGTTTGTGGAGTCTGTAAAGAGGAAAGAAGAAAAAGCAAAATCCAGTTTAGAAATGTGCAACACCAGTGTTTAATACCATTACGTTCCCAGTTTAAGACAGTCTGCTTAAAGCCAGCTTAGGGTTTTTCaaaaaacacatcaaatttatcaaaacaaaacacaaaaatctggtcccactgtggtttacaaggtgtaacgtaaagcctccacaagggagcATTCATGTACAAGTTTACCTTTtaagtgcctgttaaaattcatttatttcattattattattattattatttttgtcttcAACCCATTTTTTGGTTAGAAAAACTGGTTTAGGGGATGCTTTTCTATgtccactatatggccaaaagtatgtggacacctgagcatgagcttgtacTGTAATTGGTCCCACATTGCAGCTCTATCATATAAAGGCTGCAGAAgattttcattaataaaaatagtggcaatctggtcccactgtggtttacacgGTGTagcgtaaagcctccacaagggggcattcatgtacaagtaaatttttttatatgcctgttaaaattcgcttattaaattattattatttttgtctgtctgCTCGCGACCCAAAAACCCTGGCTTAGGGTATGCTTTTTTAAACATCCActagatggccaaaagtatgtggacacctgagcatgagcttgtacTGTAATTGGTCCCACATTGCAGCTCTATCATATAAAGTCTGCACAAGAttttaactaataaaaatagtggcaatctggtcccactgtggtttacacgGTGTagcgtaaagcctccacaagggggcgtccatgtacaagtttatttttatgtgcctggtaaatatttaattattattagtattattatttgtctGTGACCTATTTTTTAAGCTTGCGACAGGGTGTGCTTTTTATACATCCACtataatggccaaaagtatgtggacacctgagcatgagcttgtatTGTAATTGGACCCACATTGCAACAAGATTTTGAAGcaaatctgtgggaatttggacAGCCTGCCATCGCCGTTTCAATTCCGACCCAAAATGAAgcgttcagtggggttgagggaACAGGAAagatccttccctaaactagtGTCTCGAAGTTAGAAGCACGTTATGAATTAAAACCCAGAAGAAGACAGAGAGAGTAGTGTGGTCCTCTGTATGTGCTGAGGATCTATGTGGCCCTCCTCGGCCGGCATGGAGCGAATTGGGACCGAGACTGGCACACAGACTGGTAGCAATCGTGCCACAGGGAAGATTTTTGGGTGAATCGAAATGGCACTAAAAATGATCTAAGATGACAGCGGAGGGTTTGAGCATGATTTCTTTTTTACAGACCTCCTGGACTTGGCATGATGGGAGTTCCCGGAGGACCGCCTCCCCCTGGAGGACCCTGAGGAggagagacacacacatttcatttttcattatttgGGGCACAATGCCCGAGGAGACgttttttaaacaaagttgCAGCGGGCACAGGGGAGATGTTACGGCGGTATGATTAATGCCCGCGTGTCCTGAACGTCCGACTACGAGGCCCGCAGCTAAACACAAGTCTGGGGTAATTGCTGAAgcggaaaaaaaagaaatcgaTACCTTTGGAAAGTTAAATATGTGCTTAGGCCAGACTTTTTACTTCCCAGAGGACGGAACTGTGCTAACTTGTGCTTGGAGGTAGGACAGAACAGAGACCCACCGCTACGAGCCGGTCTGCGGTGCTTTAGAGAGGTATTCAGGCCCCCAAATATACTCGTGTGTTCCCGTGATCTCGCTATATAGATGCacttacgtcatcctacgctcccgagaagtgggcgtgtctaaatccttagataCCTCAAATGCTCCAaatgaggcgccttaattccgagtgatgatctgactgaatgacgagggggCGTCCGACGCTTCCTCAGCGCCGAAGGCAATCCCGGTGCGGCACGGCTTCTCTCACGAAAACTACAAACACggtggagcaaccaacggagcgCCTGTGGTGAGGTAATCGTAGTGTGTCTAAACAGTCTGCCTTatgaatcctctctactgaggcagctgatcaggtaggcagtaggcagcaaggcagctcactaggtttacaCACAGAACCCATCACGtcatgaagctttgtgctgctCTCCGTACGCGATACGGCTCTCCGTGagaagccgtagcctagtggttaaggtactggactagtaatcagaaggtcactggttcaagccccaccactgccaggttgctgctgctgggcccttgagcaaggcccttaaccctcaactgcgtagactgtatactgtaactataatgtaagtcgctttggataaaggcgtctgctaaacgccgaaaatgtaaatgtaaatactttctAAAGCAGCGTAGGTCTAAATACTTACCACATAATTGCCCGGAGATGAGGAGGAGTACGCTATCTGGAATTAAAAAGCACAGATAAACgttatttaagtatttttcaTCAGATTCCAGTAGGCGTGTTCGTCTCACAGACGTCTAGACGCCGGCGTATACGGACTCACCGAGTTAGCGTTGGGATTAGGCCAGGGTCCCCGTCCTCCTGGAACCCTGAGAGAACAAACAAGCACACGATCACCAAACCAGTAAGAGAAGGAGACAGACTGGGGCAGGTGGGAACCCAGACCAGCCCAGCCCAAAGCAATGACAACAatgctgatgatgatgatgatgatggtgatggagATGAAGATGTGGTGCCTACTTACATGTTCATGCCTGGCATGCCTGGACCGCCCAGAGAGTTGGGCGGTGGCCTCATCCCACCATAGTTCTAGAAATAAGAAAAGCAAATCTATTATTAGAACTCGTGACTTTGGTGCCCATGTAAATAGGACTGGTTTGACCGCATACACTGGGAAGTCTATGAAGCACCGACCAGATCTCAGCAGAGGTTCCAAGATCATGTTGGGCTGGTTATGGTCTACATTACAGAAAGCTTGGGGTGGTCATTTCTGATCGtgacaacagtttgaggaaggtccattcctgttccagcatgcctCCTGGACAGACCCCTGACCCTAATCCCATCAGATACTTATAGGAATCAACTGAAACCTGGATTGCAACATCGAGGGCGGACGTCACAAATGTTGTTTTGACtgaaatgggcacaaatctccACAGACACGCTCCAAAATCTGGTGAAATGCCTATGCACAAGAgctgagatgtccaacaagtttatgACGAGTCTTATGTATGCGCCTGCTAAatgacgaaaatgtaaataagtaaagGTTAAATAGAAGCTGGTGCTTTATAGGCAtcgctgtccacagtcaagtaagcTTTACAATTCTATACTCTCTGTTTCTTTGTCCATCTGATCAGGAACGAACTTCAGCAGAGCTTTATTTAGTCTGTCGATTCTGAATCGGGGGCTTCTTTCTTGCATCTGAGCCTCATGGTGCTTGGTAGAGTagagcttgctcgactgtggacagtcgCAACGTTTGTTCATTCTAATTTATGACAAAagtattgtggcgccggcgagcaggaaggcgagcgtcggggccgcgagtgagctgcccttggcagttcattcagtggtttaggacatacactcattcatacacacatacattcataccacagacaaacatataagctacctatccagctctcaccgcagccacccagtctcccacactgggatacacgctgacggtaagcctggataccacggccgcaaggctttctgggtataGCCCTTGCcggctcctcccactgacgctacaGTATTTTAGTTTTTGGTGTTACTTAGACACCCTTGTTATAATGTGACTTAATTTAGGAGCCCATGATTTTTTTGACAACTGTGCGTATACAGAGACAGGtttatacgggcacagagaagtctcgAATTTGAATCGGAAGCCAAGCCAATGATGTAATATGACGAAGGTGCATTTTTAATCAAGTCTTATTTTGATTCCTTGGCCGGTGTGCCAGCTTGTGTGTCAATGGTGGAGGCGCGGTGGGGTGGGGCAAAAGGGCAGCATGCTGGAGATGTCATTTTATCTCATGGCTCCAATACCAGCTCCTGACTGGTAAGCTGGCATGATTGGCAAGCCTGCACACTGTGCCAAAAGAGGTCTCAATCTCCATCCGGTCAAGTTCACAGTCCACTGATTACAGAACGCTCTACCGGAACTCTAaggtcaagtgtgtgtgtgtgtgtttgaatgaagtgagtgtgtgtgtgtacctgtgggCCCATGCCACCCATCCCTCTTGGTGGATTCATTCTCATCGGGCCGGCCATATTAGGGTGTCCTGAatacaaaaaaggaaaaatcgTATGATCCTACGGACAAAGACGCATTAACGTGTCAGAATTTAACGTGTCGCGCGTCCGGGTCGATACCTTGCGGTCTGGTCGGGTCCAGACTGTTTGGCAGGAGCGGCTGTGACCCAGGAACCCCGACTGGAGGCTGTTGGGGAGGGAAACACAAGAATCAAGTCAAAGACtaatcagatccagggttacagctccacatgtacagtgtatcacaaaagtgagtacacccctcacatttctgcagatatttaagtatatcttttcatgggacaacactgacaaaatgacactttgacacaatgaaaagtagtctgtgtgcagcttatataacagtgtaaatttattcttccctcaaaataactcaatatacagccattaatgtctaaaccaccggcaacaaaagtgagtacacccctaagagactacacccctaaatgtccaaattgagcactgcttgtcattttccctccaaaatgtcatgtgatttgttagtgttactaggtctcaggtgtgcatagggagcaggtgtgttcaatttagtagtacagctctcacactctctcatactggtcactgaaagttccaacatggcacctcatggcaaagaactctctgaggatcttaaaagacgaattgttgcgctacatgaagatggccaaggctacaagaagattgccaacaccctgaaactgagctgcagcacagtggtcaagatcatccagcattttaaaagagcagggtccactcagaacagacctcgcgttggtcgtccaaagaagctgagtgcacgtgctcagcgtcacatccaactgctgtctttgaaagataggcgcaggagtgctgtcagcattgctgcagagattgaaaaggtggggggtcagcctgtcagtgctcagaccatacgccgcacactacatcaaattggtctgcatggctgtcatcccagaaggaagcctcttctgaagtctctacacaagaaagcccgcaaacagtttgctgaagacatgtcaacaaaggacatggattactggaaccatgtcctatagtctgatgagaccaagattaatttgtttggttcagatggtctcaagcatgtgtggtggcaatcaggtgaggagtacaaagataagtgtgtcatgcctacagtcaaacatggtggtgggaatgccatggtctggggctgcatgagtgcagcaggtgttggggagttacatttcattgagggacacatgaactccaatatgtactgtgaaatactgaagcagagcatgatcccctccctccggaaactgggtcgcagggcagtgttccagcatgataatgaccccaaacacacctctaagacgaccactgctttattgaagaggctgagggtaaaggtgatggactggccaaccatgtctccagacctaaacccaatagaacatctttggggcatcctcaagcggaaggtggaggagcgcaaagtctcgaatatccgccagctccgtgatgtcgtcatggaggagtggaaaagcattccagtggcaacctgtgaagctctggtaaactccatgcccaggagagttaaggcagttctgggaaataatggtggccacacaaaatattgacacttcaggaactttcactaaggggtgtactcacttttgttgccggtggtttagacattaatggctgtatattgagttattttgagggaagaataaatttacactgttatataagctgcacacagactacttttcattgtgtcaaagtgtcattttgtcagtgttgtcccatgaaaagatatacttaaatatctgcagaaatgtgaggggtgtactcacttttgtgatacactgtatctgtgtttatctggattttcctccctgtttcacttttaaacttgtgttacagctcgagcctCTGAGGAAtcgtgagaatcagaatcagcttctcccagagtctaaataaagcctaacgtggtttaatgtagtaaaagaaggagacaggagcactaaacttctcttcattattactgctcataagctcctccactaatcacattcctcactcgctgtttcaGTACAATAATAATGcgttatacaccgattaggcagaacattatgagcactgacaggtgaagtgaataacactgattatctcttcatcacggcacctgttagtgggggggatatattaggcagcgagtgaacattttatcctcagtgttgatgttagaagcaggaaaaatggg is a genomic window of Trichomycterus rosablanca isolate fTriRos1 chromosome 4, fTriRos1.hap1, whole genome shotgun sequence containing:
- the zgc:110158 gene encoding single-stranded DNA-binding protein 3 isoform X1, producing MYTKGKGAVVPSDSQAREKLALYVYEYLLHVGAQKSAQTFLSEIRWEKNITLGEPPGFLHSWWCVFWDLYCAAPDRRETCEHSSEAKAFHDYSAAAAPSPVMGNMPPNDGMPGGPMPPGFFQGPPGSQPSPHAQPPPHNPSNPMMGPHGQPFMSPRYPGGPRPTLRMPNQPPVGVPGSQPLLPNSLDPTRPQGHPNMAGPMRMNPPRGMGGMGPQNYGGMRPPPNSLGGPGMPGMNMVPGGRGPWPNPNANSIAYSSSSPGNYVGPPGGGGPPGTPIMPSPGDSTNSSENIYTMMNPIGPGGNRPNFPMGPGPDGPMGGMGSMEPHHMNGSLGSGDMDGLPKNSPGNMAGMNNPPGTPRDDGEMGGNFLNPFQSESYSPNMTMSV
- the zgc:110158 gene encoding single-stranded DNA-binding protein 3 isoform X3 gives rise to the protein MGNMPPNDGMPGGPMPPGFFQGPPGSQPSPHAQPPPHNPSNPMMGPHGQPFMSPRYPGGPRPTLRMPNQPPVGVPGSQPLLPNSLDPTRPQGHPNMAGPMRMNPPRGMGGMGPQNYGGMRPPPNSLGGPGMPGMNMVPGGRGPWPNPNANSIAYSSSSPGNYVGPPGGGGPPGTPIMPSPGDSTNSSENIYTMMNPIGPGGNRPNFPMGPGPDGPMGGMGSMEPHHMNGSLGSGDMDGLPKNSPGNMAGMNNPPGTPRDDGEMGGNFLNPFQSESYSPNMTMSV
- the zgc:110158 gene encoding single-stranded DNA-binding protein 3 isoform X2 gives rise to the protein MYTKGKGAVVPSDSQAREKLALYVYEYLLHVGAQKSAQTFLSEIRWEKNITLGEPPGFLHSWWCVFWDLYCAAPDRRETCEHSSEAKAFHDYSAAAAPSPVMGNMPPNDGMPGGPMPPGFFQPFMSPRYPGGPRPTLRMPNQPPVGVPGSQPLLPNSLDPTRPQGHPNMAGPMRMNPPRGMGGMGPQNYGGMRPPPNSLGGPGMPGMNMVPGGRGPWPNPNANSIAYSSSSPGNYVGPPGGGGPPGTPIMPSPGDSTNSSENIYTMMNPIGPGGNRPNFPMGPGPDGPMGGMGSMEPHHMNGSLGSGDMDGLPKNSPGNMAGMNNPPGTPRDDGEMGGNFLNPFQSESYSPNMTMSV